The following coding sequences are from one Triticum aestivum cultivar Chinese Spring chromosome 5A, IWGSC CS RefSeq v2.1, whole genome shotgun sequence window:
- the LOC123105360 gene encoding uncharacterized protein isoform X1, with translation MDTGADPPRYRRLRKASDLRTAAAHPPQKRIRPSEEQDSCCEDKISSLPDEMLIMIIDKLDARTAITTTILSKRWRDLPAHSHTCYDLGVDDILPPRYHKLKQMVVEAKAGYVAEKNALKLAGSHAFRDRFFAVSDWMWRVRRLTTHLQRYERWAMRRYVKRVNAFLLPPTNVQQRSIQKLRLQTFGTSNCIDQWITSAIGKWGVEDLELVIDNSSWRYDFRLLDECKNVRLKRLVLSNCYHHDAPKSSTFQRLTALTLCKEHISHVCYILRNCVQLVDLSLKHSDYNQDPLHIRVPKSKLKNLQLDNCNVGQVYLTSLPCLEAFACRGQPIELHYGEVPRLRHVSLNFLQTGDNGKDGSLCRLGKLFLGIPPPLEYLALQLRGGQMWIKPVAIRSQLNHLKKLFIANLAMNWGTFWILTLLAAAPALESLHVHFDSEKASASGLLDVQAEHHHHHYHLKELMVVGFNGVAWQTGFVKGIMQASPILEHVHLLDGHVVEDEEQELVGLEIVRRRREWHECERLEVLDELTDGSSSLHPKIVLE, from the exons ATGGACACGGGCGCAGATCCTCCGCGCTACCGCCGGCTCAGGAAGGCCTCCGAcctccgcaccgccgccgcccacccACCCCAGAAACGG ATCCGTCCGAGTGAGGAACAGGACAGTTGCTGTGAGGACAAGATCAGCAGCTTACCGGACGAGATGTTAATCATGATCATCGATAAGCTAGATGCACGGACGGCGATAACCACCACTATCCTTTCGAAGCGATGGCGGGATCTTCCTGCACACTCGCACACATGTTATGACCTTGGTGTTGATGACATCCTCCCTCCACGCTACCACAAACTGAAGCAAATGGTGGTGGAGGCTAAGGCAGGGTATGTGGCAGAGAAGAATGCACTGAAGTTGGCCGGTAGTCATGCTTTTAGAGACCGATTCTTTGCCGTCAGTGACTGGATGTGGAGAGTCCGACGGCTGACAACTCACCTGCAACGTTATGAGCGTTGGGCCATGCGACGCTATGTTAAACGGGTGAACGCGTTCCTTCTTCCCCCCACCAATGTTCAGCAACGGTCTATCCAGAAGCTGAGGCTTCAAACCTTTGGGACGAGCAATTGCATTGATCAGTGGATTACGTCAGCGATTGGCAAATGGGGCGTTGAAGATTTGGAGCTTGTCATTGACAACTCTTCCTGGCGCTATGACTTCCGGCTATTGGATGAATGCAAGAATGTGCGATTGAAACGACTTGTGCTATCCAATTGTTATCATCATGATGCACCCAAGTCCTCGACATTTCAGAGGCTCACAGCACTTACTCTGTGCAAAGAACATATTTCACACGTTTGTTATATTCTTAGAAACTGCGTGCAGCTGGTGGATTTGAGCCTGAAACATTCCGATTATAACCAAGATCCTCTTCATATTCGTGTTCCTAAGTCAAAGTTAAAGAATCTCCAATTGGACAACTGCAACGTTGGGCAAGTCTATCTGACTTCACTGCCTTGTCTTGAAGCATTTGCTTGTCGCGGTCAGCCAATCGAATTACACTACGGCGAGGTCCCTCGACTTAGGCATGTGAGTTTGAACTTCTTGCAAACGGGAGATAATGGCAAGGATGGTTCCTTATGTCGACTAGGCAAGTTGTTTTTAGGGATTCCGCCACCACTAGAGTACCTTGCTCTGCAATTAAGAGGGGGTCAG ATGTGGATTAAACCTGTTGCCATTCGCAGCCAGCTTAATCATCTCAAGAAACTATTCATTGCAAACCTGGCAATGAACTGGGGTACATTTTGGATTCTCACCCTACTTGCTGCCGCACCTGCATTGGAGTCGCTCCATGTTCAT TTTGACTCAGAGAAGGCGAGTGCTTCAGGATTACTAGATGTGCAAGCGGAACACCATCACCACCACTATCACCTGAAAGAACTCATGGTCGTTGGCTTCAACGGGGTGGCGTGGCAGACAGGCTTTGTGAAGGGGATCATGCAGGCATCGCCGATCCTGGAGCACGTCCACCTGCTGGACGGGCACGTCGTAGAGGATGAAGAACAGGAACTCGTCGGCCTGGAGATTGTCCGCCGCCGCCGGGAGTGGCA